Proteins found in one Leptospira neocaledonica genomic segment:
- a CDS encoding DUF6935 domain-containing protein, producing the protein MDRIPKYVSILLILLFAATLSAQNETYTVTANSWPADFSSFESFRDANAINPQGAVIVLLAALSIYSKNAEEGKKALIISLDANSLISDTSPNGYKGFNINRNTIDLVKRQLEQHPYLIGSYLPGSSFQNGYKPSNPPYNFTLTSNRFSGTEESGQKKLFLPSSGADTPRPVTVKRNAKGVWKASEFSSLLVGIKKPATSNPADDL; encoded by the coding sequence ATGGATCGAATTCCAAAATACGTTTCTATTCTTTTGATTCTTTTGTTTGCGGCGACCTTATCCGCTCAAAACGAGACCTATACCGTAACTGCAAATTCTTGGCCTGCTGATTTTTCTTCTTTCGAATCGTTTCGAGATGCGAATGCAATCAATCCGCAAGGAGCTGTTATCGTTCTTTTGGCCGCTCTTTCTATTTATTCCAAAAATGCGGAAGAAGGTAAGAAGGCATTGATCATTTCTTTGGACGCTAACTCTCTGATCTCGGATACTTCTCCTAATGGATATAAAGGTTTTAATATCAACCGGAACACGATCGATTTAGTAAAAAGGCAGTTAGAACAACATCCTTACTTGATCGGTTCTTATCTTCCAGGTTCTTCTTTCCAAAATGGTTATAAACCTTCTAACCCTCCTTATAATTTTACACTAACCTCAAATCGTTTCAGTGGAACGGAAGAGTCCGGGCAGAAAAAATTATTTCTTCCTTCTTCGGGGGCTGACACTCCAAGGCCTGTTACCGTAAAGAGAAATGCAAAAGGTGTATGGAAGGCCTCCGAGTTTTCCAGCTTATTGGTAGGCATTAAAAAACCTGCGACTTCTAATCCTGCGGATGATCTTTGA
- a CDS encoding DUF1801 domain-containing protein: MVSKKPKQTKDNYEIISEILKPHTKSILEIVNSLRNKIKTSFPDFEERGYPVWKAIGFRDKNSGYICGIFPFEETVRLIFEWGVLLKDPEKILLGDTKQIRYLEYFSLKEIDTEPIQEFLEQSLKLPKSKKEKEMIIGSMNFVKKPALKKRKS, from the coding sequence ATGGTTTCCAAAAAGCCTAAACAGACTAAAGATAACTATGAGATTATTTCAGAGATCTTAAAACCTCATACGAAAAGTATTTTGGAGATTGTAAATTCTCTTAGAAACAAGATCAAAACGAGCTTTCCTGACTTCGAAGAAAGAGGTTATCCTGTTTGGAAGGCGATCGGCTTTAGAGATAAAAACTCAGGCTATATATGTGGTATATTTCCTTTTGAAGAGACTGTTCGTTTGATCTTTGAGTGGGGAGTTTTGCTCAAAGACCCAGAAAAGATATTATTAGGAGATACAAAACAAATCCGTTACTTGGAATATTTTTCTTTAAAAGAGATCGATACAGAGCCGATCCAAGAATTTCTGGAACAAAGTTTGAAACTCCCGAAAAGTAAAAAAGAAAAAGAAATGATCATAGGAAGTATGAATTTTGTTAAAAAGCCGGCTCTTAAAAAAAGGAAATCATAA
- a CDS encoding SH3 domain-containing protein, whose protein sequence is MLNYSGVNLYEKPDSNSKILAKLRYSDLVVVKNVTRKFSDPEGFILVKNVNGSETGWAHRKNFTDSDYNPALHNKTIHELMEKYSIIAVNEDAGITLTWKGSKFEDLDCSLKNLPCSPQISFESQGESPRKEKILILISTESQRKPSHKCEIDWSGLVDFYKYIENNKLDAYLSCEELE, encoded by the coding sequence GTGCTGAATTACTCTGGAGTCAATCTATATGAAAAGCCTGATTCTAATTCTAAGATTTTAGCTAAGCTACGTTACAGTGACTTGGTCGTAGTTAAGAACGTTACTCGAAAATTTTCCGACCCTGAAGGTTTCATTCTAGTAAAGAATGTGAATGGATCCGAAACAGGATGGGCTCATCGCAAAAATTTTACTGATTCAGATTACAACCCCGCTCTTCATAATAAAACGATCCATGAACTAATGGAAAAATACTCGATAATCGCAGTAAATGAAGATGCTGGAATTACGCTTACTTGGAAAGGGAGTAAATTCGAGGATTTAGATTGTAGTCTCAAAAATCTTCCTTGTTCTCCCCAGATTTCCTTTGAAAGTCAAGGTGAGTCCCCTCGAAAAGAAAAAATTCTGATTCTGATCTCAACTGAATCCCAACGTAAGCCTTCTCATAAATGTGAAATCGATTGGAGTGGTTTAGTTGATTTTTATAAATATATAGAGAACAATAAGTTAGATGCTTACTTAAGTTGCGAAGAATTGGAATAA
- a CDS encoding YnfA family protein — translation MEYFKSVMIFLFAGLCEIGGGYLVWLWYKESKSVIYLIVGGLILALYGIVAALQSSSFGRVYATYGGFFIVMSLLWAWKMDGFQPDRYDIIGSLIALFGVAVIYYAPR, via the coding sequence ATGGAATATTTTAAATCGGTAATGATCTTTCTATTTGCCGGTCTTTGTGAAATCGGCGGTGGATATCTTGTATGGCTTTGGTACAAAGAATCTAAATCAGTAATCTATCTGATTGTAGGTGGACTGATCTTGGCCTTGTATGGAATTGTTGCAGCTTTACAATCGTCTTCGTTTGGAAGAGTATATGCAACGTATGGGGGATTTTTTATCGTAATGTCGTTATTATGGGCTTGGAAGATGGATGGATTTCAACCGGACAGATACGATATTATTGGATCTTTGATTGCGTTGTTCGGAGTCGCAGTGATCTATTATGCGCCTAGATAA
- a CDS encoding endo alpha-1,4 polygalactosaminidase, whose protein sequence is MMFSFRIFYSLLLIFSFCLSSCKHHSNGDKNSILVFLLTRVWIPAPGTTFQIQFTDTLDESVDAQVFDIDSDLTDSDPTVIQRLHTSGKKVICYIDVGSYENYRSDASDFPPEVLGNVYSGYPDEQWLDIRRIDLLSPILSARFDKAKAKGCDGIDPDNLDGYQNDTGFPLSADDQIRFNRWISDLAHFRGMSAGLKNDPDQIPDLIGNFDWAVTESCYDDGWCNLEEAFPNKGSAVFQIEYVENGTTKNDFCSQSISYHLSGFLKNQSLDAYRDPCP, encoded by the coding sequence ATGATGTTCTCTTTTCGGATCTTTTATAGCTTACTTCTTATCTTTTCCTTTTGTTTGAGTTCCTGCAAACATCATTCGAATGGAGATAAAAATTCTATCTTAGTATTTCTTTTAACAAGAGTTTGGATCCCTGCTCCTGGAACAACATTCCAGATCCAATTTACAGATACCTTGGATGAGTCTGTCGATGCACAAGTATTCGATATAGATTCAGATCTTACTGATTCGGACCCGACTGTAATCCAAAGATTGCATACGTCTGGAAAAAAAGTAATCTGCTATATTGATGTGGGTTCCTACGAAAATTACAGGTCGGATGCTTCTGATTTCCCACCCGAAGTATTAGGAAATGTTTATAGTGGTTATCCGGATGAGCAATGGTTGGATATCAGACGTATTGATCTTTTAAGTCCGATACTTTCTGCACGTTTCGATAAGGCAAAGGCAAAAGGTTGCGATGGGATAGATCCTGATAATCTAGATGGTTATCAAAACGATACGGGTTTTCCTTTGAGTGCCGATGATCAAATTAGATTCAATCGTTGGATCAGTGATCTAGCTCATTTTAGAGGAATGTCTGCCGGATTAAAAAATGATCCAGACCAAATTCCGGATCTGATCGGAAACTTCGATTGGGCTGTGACGGAAAGTTGTTATGATGATGGATGGTGTAATTTAGAAGAAGCATTTCCAAACAAAGGATCTGCGGTTTTTCAGATAGAATACGTGGAGAATGGAACGACCAAGAACGATTTCTGTTCTCAGTCGATCTCATATCATTTATCCGGTTTTTTGAAAAACCAAAGTTTGGACGCTTATCGCGATCCTTGTCCTTAA
- a CDS encoding carboxypeptidase M32 — translation MWESELQNWENILPAFKAYRDEFRNIYHLRNIGSVLHWDMEIGIPSDGLSERGDQLSFLSGLAHKSFIGDSFRSLAEKAREENSRSDAPGKSLRERELYLLFKDLDRSSCLPISWVEEFSKVTSQAHSIWVDARKKNDISSFLPILQKIVDLVFQKADYFGFSTEAYDALLDEYEPEAKAADLEVLFADLRKSLVPLIAKAKDATFPFQGNFPIDSQIPFNTNLPVLLGLPESGFRLDSSAHPFSTSLGSFDKRITTRYEESDPLSSVYSVLHETGHALYEAGISLLPGGPSPLKDSVSLGVHESQSRLWENQVGRSKEFWEGIYPLFLKNLGISEASLPFSKLYFFVNKSKPSLIRVEADQITYNLHVILRFQIERAIFKKELALKDLSGAWKDGMKSLLGVDVPDDSKGFLQDVHWSGGAFGYFPTYSLGNIYAAQLYSAFLKQNPKFPEELKNRETSSLLEWLRKHVHSKGRSLEAKELVRQATGEEPNSKYLVEYLDSKIKEQEAV, via the coding sequence ATGTGGGAATCTGAACTTCAAAATTGGGAAAATATCCTTCCGGCGTTTAAGGCCTATCGGGATGAATTCCGTAATATCTATCATCTCAGAAATATTGGAAGTGTCTTGCATTGGGATATGGAAATCGGCATCCCAAGCGATGGCTTAAGTGAAAGAGGAGACCAACTTAGTTTTCTTTCCGGACTCGCTCATAAATCTTTTATTGGAGATTCATTTCGTAGTTTAGCGGAAAAAGCCAGGGAAGAAAATTCTCGTTCTGATGCTCCAGGTAAATCTCTTAGAGAAAGAGAACTATATTTATTATTCAAAGATTTGGACCGTTCTTCTTGTTTACCGATCTCTTGGGTGGAAGAATTTTCCAAGGTCACAAGCCAGGCTCATTCTATTTGGGTAGATGCAAGAAAGAAGAATGATATTTCTTCTTTTCTTCCTATCTTACAAAAGATCGTGGATCTTGTTTTTCAAAAAGCCGACTATTTCGGTTTTTCAACGGAAGCGTATGACGCTCTTTTAGATGAATATGAACCGGAGGCGAAAGCTGCAGATCTAGAAGTTCTATTTGCAGATCTTAGAAAATCCTTAGTCCCCTTGATCGCAAAAGCAAAGGATGCTACGTTCCCATTTCAGGGAAATTTTCCGATCGATTCACAAATTCCTTTTAATACAAATCTTCCGGTTCTTTTGGGTCTGCCTGAGTCCGGATTTCGTTTAGATTCCAGTGCGCATCCATTTTCCACCTCTTTAGGTTCTTTCGATAAAAGGATCACGACACGTTATGAAGAATCTGATCCTCTTTCTTCTGTGTATTCGGTTTTACATGAGACCGGACATGCCTTATATGAAGCGGGAATTTCTTTGCTGCCAGGAGGTCCTTCTCCTTTAAAAGATTCCGTTTCTTTGGGTGTTCATGAATCTCAAAGTCGCCTTTGGGAAAACCAAGTGGGAAGGTCCAAAGAATTTTGGGAAGGTATCTATCCTTTATTTCTGAAAAACTTAGGAATTTCGGAAGCTTCTCTACCTTTTTCTAAACTTTATTTTTTCGTGAACAAATCCAAACCTTCTTTGATCCGAGTAGAAGCGGACCAAATTACTTACAATCTTCATGTAATCCTAAGATTCCAAATAGAGAGAGCGATCTTCAAAAAGGAACTCGCATTAAAAGATCTTTCTGGTGCTTGGAAAGATGGAATGAAATCCTTACTAGGCGTGGATGTTCCGGATGATTCCAAAGGTTTTTTACAAGATGTTCATTGGAGCGGAGGAGCCTTCGGTTATTTTCCTACTTACTCTTTGGGAAATATTTATGCGGCCCAACTTTATTCCGCCTTTTTGAAACAGAATCCTAAGTTTCCGGAAGAATTGAAAAACAGAGAAACTTCTTCTCTCCTCGAATGGCTTAGAAAACATGTTCACAGCAAGGGAAGAAGTTTGGAAGCAAAGGAACTGGTCCGTCAAGCAACCGGAGAAGAACCGAATTCCAAATACTTGGTAGAATATTTGGACTCTAAGATCAAGGAACAGGAAGCAGTATGA
- a CDS encoding monovalent cation:proton antiporter-2 (CPA2) family protein, which translates to MEEKSLLVTAIILLSTAVLCVPVFKKLGIGSIIGYVVGGILIGPHGIRLVTGGTEIMHFAEFGVVLLLFLIGLELRPQTLWVLRKPVFGMGFFQVAVSSFLLGGLIGYLFQLGFIPSIILGVSLSLSSTAFALQSLAEKNQLNTSYGRSAFAILLFQDLAVIPVMAILPLAALEPGQTAHSGFNFYKLGTAIAAILLVVLSGRFLMRPLFRMIAATGNHEIFVALSLVLVLGVSFAMEKVGLSMALGSFLGGVLLADSEYRHELEANLEPFKGLLLGLFFLAVGMSMNLEILINHPFLIFGLAFGLMSVKGIVLFVLGKIAKLTSDSSSNLAVSISQGGEFAFVILNVAAQLSVLSKETTDYSIVIVTASMILTPFIGIIKEKVIDPYLHEEEERPADPIYEKNRVIIAGFGRVGQIISRMLYLHKIRFTALEHNADQVNAARKFGHKIYYGDASRLDLLTAAGAAHAEILVLAIQDAELSVKIAKMAKENFPNLRIIARARNRSHYFDLMELGIETIRRDTFSSSLELAEETLKDLGFLPSEVKYFIQKFRDYDEGMVKDQFKLRHNEKELIAYSKNAVRQLEEAFAADMLQKEAS; encoded by the coding sequence TCTACTCGTTACCGCTATTATTCTACTCAGCACGGCAGTTCTATGTGTTCCCGTTTTCAAAAAATTGGGAATAGGCTCCATCATAGGTTATGTCGTAGGAGGAATTTTAATCGGACCTCATGGGATCCGACTAGTGACCGGTGGAACCGAAATCATGCATTTCGCGGAATTCGGTGTGGTCCTTCTCCTTTTTTTGATCGGGTTGGAGCTCCGACCTCAAACACTTTGGGTGCTTAGAAAACCGGTTTTTGGAATGGGATTTTTCCAAGTAGCAGTCTCCTCGTTTTTGTTAGGAGGATTGATCGGTTATTTATTCCAGTTGGGATTTATTCCTTCGATTATTTTAGGGGTGAGTTTATCACTTTCTTCCACTGCTTTTGCTCTTCAGTCTTTAGCGGAAAAAAATCAACTTAATACTTCTTACGGAAGATCAGCATTTGCAATCTTACTTTTCCAAGATTTGGCAGTGATCCCGGTGATGGCAATTCTTCCTTTAGCGGCATTGGAACCTGGACAAACAGCTCATAGTGGATTCAATTTTTATAAATTAGGAACCGCAATTGCGGCTATTCTTTTGGTGGTATTAAGCGGACGTTTTTTGATGCGACCTCTTTTCAGAATGATCGCAGCTACAGGGAACCACGAAATTTTCGTGGCTCTTTCTTTGGTGCTGGTCCTAGGAGTTTCTTTTGCAATGGAGAAGGTAGGCTTGTCCATGGCACTCGGTTCCTTTTTAGGAGGAGTGCTACTCGCAGATTCAGAATACAGACATGAATTAGAAGCAAACTTGGAACCTTTTAAAGGATTACTATTAGGGCTATTTTTCCTTGCGGTTGGAATGTCTATGAACCTGGAAATTCTAATCAATCATCCGTTCCTAATTTTTGGACTTGCATTCGGTTTGATGTCCGTCAAAGGAATTGTTCTTTTTGTTTTAGGGAAGATTGCGAAACTTACTTCCGATTCTTCTTCCAATCTTGCGGTTAGCATTTCCCAAGGTGGAGAATTTGCGTTTGTGATCCTAAATGTTGCCGCTCAGCTCAGTGTTCTATCAAAAGAAACCACCGACTATTCTATCGTGATCGTTACCGCTTCTATGATACTCACTCCTTTTATAGGGATCATTAAGGAGAAGGTAATAGATCCTTATTTACACGAAGAAGAAGAGAGGCCTGCAGATCCTATTTATGAAAAGAACCGAGTGATCATTGCAGGTTTCGGAAGGGTGGGACAGATCATCTCCAGGATGTTATATCTGCATAAGATTAGATTCACTGCTTTAGAACATAATGCCGACCAGGTAAATGCTGCCAGAAAATTCGGACATAAGATCTACTATGGAGATGCAAGTAGGCTGGATCTATTAACTGCGGCAGGTGCAGCTCACGCTGAGATACTTGTGCTTGCGATCCAAGACGCAGAGTTATCTGTAAAGATCGCCAAGATGGCTAAAGAGAATTTTCCAAACTTAAGGATTATCGCGAGAGCAAGAAACAGATCTCATTATTTCGATCTGATGGAACTGGGAATTGAAACGATACGAAGAGATACGTTTTCTTCTTCCCTTGAGCTTGCGGAAGAAACTTTAAAAGATCTGGGATTTTTACCTTCAGAGGTAAAATATTTTATCCAAAAGTTCAGAGATTATGATGAAGGAATGGTCAAAGATCAATTCAAACTCAGACATAACGAAAAAGAACTGATCGCTTATTCTAAAAATGCTGTCCGTCAATTGGAAGAAGCTTTTGCCGCGGATATGCTCCAAAAAGAAGCTTCTTAA